The genomic window TGAGGATGCTGATAGATCGCCTGTTCGATCATCTGCGGGTAAACGTTGAATCCGCCGGAAATGATCATGTCCTTCTTGCGATCGACCAAATAGAAGTAGCCATCACTATCCATATAGCCGATGTCGCCAGTCAGAAAACGGTCGCCGACAAAAGCCTCAGCGGTTTCCTTTTCACGGTTCCAGTAACCACACGTGACGTTCGGACCGCGGATACGGATTTCTCCGGTCTCTCCGACAGGCAGGACCTGCTTCGGATCGTCCAGAGACACAACGTCCATTTCGATGCCCGGCAGCATGAGCCCGATGGAGCCTGGCTTGCTCGGCCCTTCCGGAGGATGACCCGTGCCTGGCGAGCAGGTCTCGGTCATGCCCCAGCCGCTCTTGAGCGTTAAACCGGTCTTCTTCTCAAAAATCTTCGCAATCTCGACAGGCAGCGGCGCGCCGCCTGACCCTGCACTCACCAGCGACGACAGGTCTCGTTTGTCGAGATCCGGCAGATTGGCAATGGCAATCCACATGGTCGGCACGCCGGGAAAATACGTGGCGCGCTTTTCCTCAATGTCCCGCATCACAGCGTGAACGTCGAACCGCTGATGCATCGAGATCAGATAGCCGTTGCGGATGTTTCGCAGCAACACCACCGTCAGCGCATAGATGTGAAACAGCGGCAAGACCAGGATGACGCGCTCGATGGTGTTGCGCTCGGCCTTCGCCTTCGCGCCCCAGACGTCATAGATCGACACTGCCGACGTCAGGTTGCCATGTGTGAGCATTGCTCCTTTCGGCAGGCCCGTAGTTCCGCCGGTATATTGCAGCAACGCGATATCGTCAGAACTGACGGAAGGCCACGACGCCGGTGATTGTGCACCTTCGACGAACTGTTTGAAGGTCACAATCCTCGAATCGTTCGGGATCGCCGCGACTGTGTTACCGACATCACCCCACCGGGCATCCTCGCAAACGATCAGGCGATCGATCAGCCCCTTGTCGAGGAACTTCAATGCCATCGGCAATAATGCTGCGAGGTTGCAGGTCACGAGAATGCGCGCGCCGCTGTCCGTCAGCTTGTGCGACAGCGCGATTTCACCATCGAGCGGGCTCAGATGCACGATGCGCGCACCGGCCGTCAGCCCACCGAAGAAATTGGTGGGATGGTCTGGCGTATTGCCGAGAAACAGCGCAATCGACGTGCCCTTACCGTATCCGGCACGCAGAAAGGCTGACGCGGCGACGTCAGCCATGCCCTTCAATTCGGTGAAGGTGATCGGGCGGTCCCGAAATTCAATCGCAGTGCGCGATCCGAAATCCGAGGCCGCCTTCGACAGCAGATCCGGCAAGGTGCCGCGGGCGATAGGCGCATCCCAGCGAACGCCTTCCGGGTAGTACTGCTCCCCAGGGTGGGTCATCGATTAGCCCTTGGCGAGCGACGCGAATGTCTTGCCTTCGTCTGCAAGGCGCTTCAATAGCGGCGCCGGTTCGAGTGACGGATCGTTAGTCTGCTTGGCGTAGAACGACAGCCGGTCCGCGATGTGCTTCAGACCAACCTGATCGGCATAGTACATCGGACCGCCGCGATAGATCGGCCAGCCGTAACCATAGAGCCAGATGACGTCGATATCGCTGGGGCGCGATGCGACCTTTTCTTCAAGGATGCGCGCACCCTCGTTGACCATCGGATAGATCATGCGCTCGAGGATTTCATCATCGCTGATGGTGCGGCGCTTGAGGCCAAGACGCGCGCAGGTTTCCTCGATCAGCTTTTCGACTTCCGGATCCGGCAATGGTGCACGCGAACCGGCTTCGTATTTGTAGTAGCCCTTGCCGGTCTTCTGGCCAAAACGGCCAGCCTCGCAAAGTGCGTCGGCGATTTCGGACTTGATGCCGCGATCCTTACGGGAGCGCCAACCGATGTCGAGACCCGCGAGATCGCCCATGGCGAACGGTCCCATCGGCATGCCGAACTTGGTGACCACTGCGTCGACCTGCTGCGGCAAAGCGCCCTCAAACAGGAATTTTTCAGACTGCTTCGAACGAGCCGCCAGCATGCGATTGCCAACGAAGCCGTCACACACGCCCACCACGGCCGGCACCTTGGCGATGCGGCGCGCAATGGCAACAGCGGTGACAAGGACATCCGGCGCGGTCTTTTCAGCGCGAACGATTTCGCACAGCTTCATCACGTTGGCGGGGCTGAAGAAGTGCATGCCCAGCACATCCTGCGGACGCTTGGTAACTGCGGCGATCTCATTGATATTGAGATAGGAGGTGTTGCTGGCAAGCACGGCGCCCGGCTTGGCGTATTGATCAAGCTTGGTGAAAACCTCTTTCTTGATCGCCATCGTCTCGAACACGGCTTCGATGATGAGGTCCGCATTCTTCACATTCTCGAGGCCGACAACGCCATTGATAAGCGCCATGCGCTTGGCCGGCGCGTCTGCCGGAATGCCGCCACGCGCCGCGGTGGCCTCGTAGTTCTTCTGCATGATGCCGAGGCCGCGCTTGAGCTGCTCGTCGCCGGTCTCGATCAGCGTCACCGGAATGCCCGCATTGGCGAACGACATCGCGATGCCACCGCCCATGGTGCCAGCGCCGATAATGGCAACGCTCTCGACCTTGCGTGGCTTGGTGCCCTCGGGAACGCCGGACACCTTCGCAGCCTCGCGCTCCGCGAAGAATGCATAGCGCTGCGCCTTCGACTGATCACCATTCATCAGCTTGAGGAAGGATTCGCGCTCCTTCTTCAGCGCTTCATCAAACGGCGTATCGAGGGAGAAGCTCACCGCCTCGGCTGCGGCCAGCGGCGCATCCAGACCGCGGTTGCGCTTATTTGCCGCAGCTGCCGCGTTGGTGAAGATCGAGCGATCCGCCTTCGCAGCCGCGAGCTTGGCGTCGTCGTCCCGCAGCCTGCGCAGCGGGCGCTTTTCCGCCAACACCTTACGTGCAAAGGCTTCACCACCTACAGCGGGCTCACCATCAATAATTTCTTCGATCAAGCCGGCCTTCAACGCATCCTGCGCGCCGATCGGATCACCAGTGACGATCATCTTCACTGCGAGTTCCGGACCCACCGCACGCGGCAAACGCTGCGTACCGCCAGCACCCGGCAACAGACCGAGCTTCACTTCGGGAAGACCGAGCTTGGCATCCTTGACCGCGACGCGGAAATGACAGCCGAGCGCCAGTTCCAATCCACCGCCGAGCGCCGTGCCATGAATGGCCGCGACCACCGGCTTGGGAGAATTTTCAATTTCAACAATCACCTCGTGAAGGCTTGGCGACTGTGGCGGCTTGCCGAATTCGGTGATGTCGGCGCCCGCAATAAAGGTGCGGCCCGCGCAAGCGATGACAATCGCCTGAACTTGTTGGTCAACGGCGGCGTTCTTGACCCCTTCAAGGATGCCCTTTCGCACCGCAGCACTCAGTGCATTCACCGGAGGGCTGTCGACCGTGACGATTGCAACCGCGTCATGACGTTCCACCTTGACCACTTCGCTCACGCAACTCTCCCTAAAATCGAGGCCTTTTCGCTTATTTCGCAGAGCGGAACTAAATTCCACACCTTGACACGGAGGGATATTTTGAAGCACGTGCCTTGTCAACGAAGACCATCCATGCAGCGGAACATGAAACGGGCACCCAAGAAATCTGCGACCGATCGCAGTTTCGTCGTGGCACTCTCGCGAGGCCTCGAAGTTCTGCGCGCGTTTCGACCAAGCGACGGACTTCTCGGCAATCAGGAAATCGCGGCGCGCACAAATTTGCCGAAGCCAACCATTTCGCGGTTGACTTACACGCTCACAAAACTCGGCTATCTCACGCAGGTGCCACGGTTCGAGAAGTATCAACTCGCGCCTGCAGCCATGGCACTCGGCTACGCGGCGCTCGCAAACATGGGCGTTCGCCATGTGTCCGATCCATATCGAGATCAATTGATGCGGGAGACCGGTGGCGCGGTTGCGGTTGGCGCGCGCGATCGTCTCAGCATGATTTATTTCGGACAGAGTCGCAGCGAGCTCACTGTGGGTGTGCTGCTCGATGTCGGATCACGCGTTCCGATCGCAACATCCGCCATGGGGCGCGCGTATCTTTGGGCGCTCCCGGAAGAAGAACGCGCTGAATTGCTGCACGACATTAAAGAACATGTCGGAAATCGCTGGCCAAAAATCCGCGATGGCATCGAGCGCGCAGGCGAAACCGTCGCCAAGCATGGATTCGCCATGTCCGCAGGCGAATGGCACAACGATATTCATGCTGTTGGTGTCGCACTAAAGTTGAATGATGGCACCGGACCTTATGCATTCAACTGTGGTGCGCCGGCGTTTAAGTTCAGCGAAGAGCTTTTGCTGAACGACATTGGACCGCGTCTTGTCGCGATGGTAAGAAACATCGAAGCCGCAATGACGGGCAACGTCATGCGCAGATCACAAAACAAAGAAATTGCCGACACAAAGAAACTGAGATCGCCAGGAGGGAAAGTTGCGCGCGTTACTGAGGGGATTGGATAACCGCCACTGCAGCGGTTTGCAGGCTGTGAGTCTCAGCGTATGACGCAGGCTCAGGTTGCGCAGGGACAAGACCCCCTGCTTGCGGTTCGCGACGTCAGCGTCGTGTTCGGCGGCATCGTTGCGTTGAATGGCGTCTCCTTCGACATGAAGAAGGGCCGCATTCTCGGTCTGATCGGTCCGAACGGCGCCGGCAAGACAACACTCTTCAATTGTCTCAGCAGACTCTATCAGCCCACCACGGGAGACATCCTGATGGAAGGGCAAAGCATCCTGAATCGCCAGCCCTCGCAGATCGCAGCTATTGGCATCGGCCGCACGTTTCAGAACGTTGCACTGTTTCCGCGCCTGTCGGTACGCGACAACATCCGCATTGGCGGGCATTCCCGCACAAAGAGCGATATCATCAGCGATGCGCTGAAGCTGCCGTGGGTTCGCAGCGAAGAACGCGCGCTCAACGTCAAGGTCGACGAAATCCTCACCTATCTCGATCTGCACGATGTTGCCGATCGCGAAGTCGCCGGACTTCCGTTTGGAACGCAAAAGCGCGTCGAACTCGGCCGCGCACTCGCGACCGAACCAAAGATCCTGTTGCTCGACGAGCCAGCCGGTGGCCTCAATCACGAGGAAGTTTATGTCCTTGGCGATTTGATCCGTCGTGTCCGTCACGAACGCGACATCACTGTTCTTCTGGTCGAACATCACATGGGACTGGTGATGTCGATCGCCGATCACGTCGTCGCACTCAATTTTGGCAAGAAACTCGCTGAAGGCACGCCTGCCGCCGTGCAGTCCGACCCCGACGTTATCAAAGCTTATCTCGGGAGCAAGGACGCATGACCACGTTGCTGACGATCAAGGATCTGCGCGCCTACTACGGACAGGTGCAGGCTCTGCACGGACTGGAGCTCTCACTCAATGAGGGCACAGTGACCACGCTGCTTGGCGCCAACGGCGCCGGCAAGACGACGACCCTGCGCGCGATCTGCAACATGATCCGTTCAACAGGCGCGATCGAATTCGAAGGCAAGTCGCTCGCCGGCATGTCGACGGAAGGTATCGTACGCCTCGGCATTGCGCATGTCCCGCAGGGACGTGGCACCTTCACCAACATGACCGTCGAGGAAAATCTCCAGCTTGGCGCGATCTCGCGAAACGACAAGAAGGCGATCGAGAGCGACATCGAGCGCATGTATGCGCACTTCCCCGTCCTCGAGCAGCGGCACACCCAGCAAGCCGGCACCCTATCCGGCGGCGAACAGCAAATGCTGGCGGTTGCCCGCGCGCTAATGTTGCGTCCGCGGCTGATGCTGCTGGATGAGCCGTCCTTCGGCCTTGCGCCCCTCATCGTGCGCGACCTGTTCGGCATCCTCGGCAAGATCAATCGCGAGGATAAGGTTTCGATTCTGGTGGTGGAACAGAACGCTCAGCTCGCTCTTGAGATCGCGCAGAAGGCCTACGTGATTGAAACGGGCCGCATCGTGATGTCGGGCAACGCCAACGAGATCGCGAACGACGAAAATATCCGTAAGTCCTATCTCGGATACTGAGGGATCAGCCATGGAACTGTTCACTAACCAAGTCCTGGCTGGCATTGCCACCGGCGCAATCTACGCCTGCATGGCGCTCGCCATCGTCATGATCTATCAGGCCATCGATCACCTGAATTTCGCCCAGGGCGAAATGGCGATGTTTTCCACTTTCATTGCCTGGCAGCTGATGCAATGGGGATTGAGCTTCTGGCCGGCATTTCTCATCACCCTGGTCATCTCATTCGTCGGCGGAATCCTCATCGAGCGAACACTGTTCAAACCGCTGGCCAATGCGCCCGTTCTCGTCCATGTCGCGGGGTTCATCGCACTGTTCGCGATCCTCAATAGCGTCGCGGGTCTGACCTGGGATTTCACCATCAAGCAGTTTCCCTCGCCGTTCGGATCGTCCGCCTTCTTGGGTAGCCCGCTCATCACCACCCATCAGGCAGGAATGATCGGCGTCACTCTTGTGCTGTTGCTTTTGCTTTACGGTTTCTTTCGCTTCACGCGTATCGGTCTCGCCATGCGCGCGGCGGCATCGCTGCCCGAATCCGCGCGCCTTGTCGGCATCAACACCAGCTGGATGATCGCGCTCGGTTGGGGCATGGCCAGCGCCATCGGCGCGATTGCCGGAATGATGATCGCTCCGGTCGTGTTTCTTGAGCCTAATATGATGGGCGGCATCCTACTTTATGGATTTGCGGCTGCCGTCCTCGGCGGTCTTACCAGTCCACTTGGTGCCGTGGTCGGGGGTTTCCTCGTCGGCGTCTTCGAAAACCTGGTGGGCACTTACATTCCCGGCATCGGCAACGAATTGAAACTACCGATCGCGCTGGCCCTTATCATTGTCGTGCTTGTCATCAAGCCATCCGGCTTATTTGGCCGCAAAATCGTTCAGCGGGTGTAACATGAGCACAGTTGAAGACTCTCTCGCCAAGCCCGCAGCCGTCGGAGCCGCCGTTTCCAAAAAGACGATGACGGTCGGCACGACCGCATCGCTGATTATGCTCGCGCTGCTGCTCATTGTTCCTCTGTTTATGAAGAACTTCATCATCTTCCAGATGACGATGGTGCTGATTTACGCCATCGCGATTCTTGCGCTCAATATCCTGACCGGCGGAAGTGGCCAGTTCTCACTGGGGCAGAGCGCGTTCTACGCGGTTGGTGCCTACACCGCTGCGATCATGATGGAGCACTTCAACATAAACTATGCCGTGACCATTCCAGCAGCGGGCATCATCTGTTTCGTGTTCGGTTTCCTGTTCGGCTTCCCTGCGCTTCGGCTGAGCGGCGTGTATCTCGCACTGGCGACCTTTGCCCTGGCCATTGCGATGCCGCAGCTCCTCAAGCTCGGCGTGTTCGAGCATTGGACTGGCGGCGTTCAGGGTCTGGTCGTGACCAAGCCGGATGCGCCCTTCGGCCTGCCGATGTCGCAAGATATGTGGCTTTATTATTTCACGCTGTTCATCGCGGTCGTGATCTATGTGCTGTCCGTGAACCTGCTGCGCAGCCGGTCAGGTCGCGCCATGATGGCCATTCGCGACAACCAGATTGCAGCATCCGCCATGGGCGTGGACCTGCCGCTCTATAAGACGCTGGCATTCGGCATCAGCGCCGCGTTCACCGGTATTGCAGGCGCGCTCGGCGCCATCGTGGTTCAGTTCGTTGCACCCGACAGCTTCACCTTCCAACTCGCCATCGCAATCTTTCTCGGCATGGTCGTCGGCGGCGTCGGCTGGCTGCCTGGATCGCTTGCTGGATCGGTGTTCATCGTGTTCGTCCCCAACGTAGCGGAGGGGATTTCTAAAGGCCTCTCAGGCGCTGTGTTCGGCGCGCTGTTGATCGCCGTCATCTTCCTCGTGCCGCATGGCGCGAGGCAGGTCGCCTATACCATCGAAGCTCTGTTCCGAAAAATGAAGAAGTCCTAAGGAGTGAAAATGCTTTCTACCAGACTCAGCGTCGCAGCATTGTCGGCAGCCGTTGCCCTGGCCATGACGAGCGGCAGCGCCCTCGCACAAAAGAAATACGATACAGGTGCAAGCGACACCGAAATCAAAATCGGCAACATCATGCCTTACAGCGGCCCGGCTTCGGCCTACGGTGTCATCGGCAAGATGGAAGAAGCCTACTTCAAGATGATCAACGAGCAGGGCGGCATTAACGGCCGCAAGATCAAGTTCATCACTTACGATGACGGCTACAGCCCGCCGAAGGCCGTGGAGCAGGCGCGCAAGCTGATCGAAAGCGATGAAGTGCTCTTCATCTTCGGGCCGCTCGGCACCCCATCGAATTCGGCGATCCAGAAGTACATGAACGCCAAGAAGGTGCCGCAGCTCTTCGTCGCCACCGGTGCGACCAAGTTCGGCGACAACAAAGACTTCCCGTGGACCATGGGCTGGCAGCCTGCATACCAAAGCGAAGGCCGGATTTACGGCAAGCACCTGGTGTCCACCAAGCCCGACGCCAAGATCGCCGTCATGTATCAGAACGACGACTTCGGCAAAGACCTGCTGAAGGGCTTCAAGGACGGTCTCGGCGCAAAGGCCTCGCAGATCATCGCAGAAGAAAGCTATGAAGTCTCCGAGCCGACCATCGACTCACACATCCTCAAGCTGAAGGCATCCGGCGCTGATGTTTTCCTCA from Nitrobacteraceae bacterium AZCC 1564 includes these protein-coding regions:
- a CDS encoding long-chain acyl-CoA synthetase (product_source=KO:K01897; cath_funfam=2.30.38.10,3.30.300.30,3.40.50.980; cog=COG0318; ko=KO:K01897; pfam=PF00501,PF13193; superfamily=56801; tigrfam=TIGR03205), producing MTHPGEQYYPEGVRWDAPIARGTLPDLLSKAASDFGSRTAIEFRDRPITFTELKGMADVAASAFLRAGYGKGTSIALFLGNTPDHPTNFFGGLTAGARIVHLSPLDGEIALSHKLTDSGARILVTCNLAALLPMALKFLDKGLIDRLIVCEDARWGDVGNTVAAIPNDSRIVTFKQFVEGAQSPASWPSVSSDDIALLQYTGGTTGLPKGAMLTHGNLTSAVSIYDVWGAKAKAERNTIERVILVLPLFHIYALTVVLLRNIRNGYLISMHQRFDVHAVMRDIEEKRATYFPGVPTMWIAIANLPDLDKRDLSSLVSAGSGGAPLPVEIAKIFEKKTGLTLKSGWGMTETCSPGTGHPPEGPSKPGSIGLMLPGIEMDVVSLDDPKQVLPVGETGEIRIRGPNVTCGYWNREKETAEAFVGDRFLTGDIGYMDSDGYFYLVDRKKDMIISGGFNVYPQMIEQAIYQHPQVQEVIVIGIPDDYRGEAAKAFVTLRANATPFTIEELREFLTGKLGKHELPVAVEFVKELPRTSVGKLSRHELRSQQRKQSQQLVTGGHP
- a CDS encoding 3-hydroxyacyl-CoA dehydrogenase (product_source=KO:K07516; cath_funfam=1.10.1040.10,3.40.50.720,3.90.226.10; cog=COG1024,COG1250; ko=KO:K07516; pfam=PF00378,PF00725,PF02737; superfamily=48179,51735,52096) → MSEVVKVERHDAVAIVTVDSPPVNALSAAVRKGILEGVKNAAVDQQVQAIVIACAGRTFIAGADITEFGKPPQSPSLHEVIVEIENSPKPVVAAIHGTALGGGLELALGCHFRVAVKDAKLGLPEVKLGLLPGAGGTQRLPRAVGPELAVKMIVTGDPIGAQDALKAGLIEEIIDGEPAVGGEAFARKVLAEKRPLRRLRDDDAKLAAAKADRSIFTNAAAAANKRNRGLDAPLAAAEAVSFSLDTPFDEALKKERESFLKLMNGDQSKAQRYAFFAEREAAKVSGVPEGTKPRKVESVAIIGAGTMGGGIAMSFANAGIPVTLIETGDEQLKRGLGIMQKNYEATAARGGIPADAPAKRMALINGVVGLENVKNADLIIEAVFETMAIKKEVFTKLDQYAKPGAVLASNTSYLNINEIAAVTKRPQDVLGMHFFSPANVMKLCEIVRAEKTAPDVLVTAVAIARRIAKVPAVVGVCDGFVGNRMLAARSKQSEKFLFEGALPQQVDAVVTKFGMPMGPFAMGDLAGLDIGWRSRKDRGIKSEIADALCEAGRFGQKTGKGYYKYEAGSRAPLPDPEVEKLIEETCARLGLKRRTISDDEILERMIYPMVNEGARILEEKVASRPSDIDVIWLYGYGWPIYRGGPMYYADQVGLKHIADRLSFYAKQTNDPSLEPAPLLKRLADEGKTFASLAKG
- a CDS encoding DNA-binding IclR family transcriptional regulator (product_source=COG1414; cath_funfam=1.10.10.10,3.30.450.40; cog=COG1414; pfam=PF01614,PF09339; smart=SM00346; superfamily=46785,55781), which codes for MKRAPKKSATDRSFVVALSRGLEVLRAFRPSDGLLGNQEIAARTNLPKPTISRLTYTLTKLGYLTQVPRFEKYQLAPAAMALGYAALANMGVRHVSDPYRDQLMRETGGAVAVGARDRLSMIYFGQSRSELTVGVLLDVGSRVPIATSAMGRAYLWALPEEERAELLHDIKEHVGNRWPKIRDGIERAGETVAKHGFAMSAGEWHNDIHAVGVALKLNDGTGPYAFNCGAPAFKFSEELLLNDIGPRLVAMVRNIEAAMTGNVMRRSQNKEIADTKKLRSPGGKVARVTEGIG
- a CDS encoding branched-chain amino acid transport system ATP-binding protein (product_source=KO:K01995; cath_funfam=3.40.50.300; cog=COG0411; ko=KO:K01995; pfam=PF00005,PF12399; smart=SM00382; superfamily=52540; transmembrane_helix_parts=Inside_1_12,TMhelix_13_35,Outside_36_265), which produces MTQAQVAQGQDPLLAVRDVSVVFGGIVALNGVSFDMKKGRILGLIGPNGAGKTTLFNCLSRLYQPTTGDILMEGQSILNRQPSQIAAIGIGRTFQNVALFPRLSVRDNIRIGGHSRTKSDIISDALKLPWVRSEERALNVKVDEILTYLDLHDVADREVAGLPFGTQKRVELGRALATEPKILLLDEPAGGLNHEEVYVLGDLIRRVRHERDITVLLVEHHMGLVMSIADHVVALNFGKKLAEGTPAAVQSDPDVIKAYLGSKDA
- a CDS encoding branched-chain amino acid transport system ATP-binding protein (product_source=KO:K01996; cath_funfam=3.40.50.300; cog=COG0410; ko=KO:K01996; pfam=PF00005; smart=SM00382; superfamily=52540), producing MTTLLTIKDLRAYYGQVQALHGLELSLNEGTVTTLLGANGAGKTTTLRAICNMIRSTGAIEFEGKSLAGMSTEGIVRLGIAHVPQGRGTFTNMTVEENLQLGAISRNDKKAIESDIERMYAHFPVLEQRHTQQAGTLSGGEQQMLAVARALMLRPRLMLLDEPSFGLAPLIVRDLFGILGKINREDKVSILVVEQNAQLALEIAQKAYVIETGRIVMSGNANEIANDENIRKSYLGY
- a CDS encoding branched-chain amino acid transport system permease protein (product_source=KO:K01997; cog=COG0559; ko=KO:K01997; pfam=PF02653; transmembrane_helix_parts=Inside_1_6,TMhelix_7_29,Outside_30_55,TMhelix_56_78,Inside_79_90,TMhelix_91_113,Outside_114_134,TMhelix_135_157,Inside_158_177,TMhelix_178_200,Outside_201_214,TMhelix_215_232,Inside_233_236,TMhelix_237_259,Outside_260_262,TMhelix_263_285,Inside_286_292) — protein: MELFTNQVLAGIATGAIYACMALAIVMIYQAIDHLNFAQGEMAMFSTFIAWQLMQWGLSFWPAFLITLVISFVGGILIERTLFKPLANAPVLVHVAGFIALFAILNSVAGLTWDFTIKQFPSPFGSSAFLGSPLITTHQAGMIGVTLVLLLLLYGFFRFTRIGLAMRAAASLPESARLVGINTSWMIALGWGMASAIGAIAGMMIAPVVFLEPNMMGGILLYGFAAAVLGGLTSPLGAVVGGFLVGVFENLVGTYIPGIGNELKLPIALALIIVVLVIKPSGLFGRKIVQRV
- a CDS encoding branched-chain amino acid transport system permease protein (product_source=KO:K01998; cog=COG4177; ko=KO:K01998; pfam=PF02653; transmembrane_helix_parts=Outside_1_27,TMhelix_28_50,Inside_51_54,TMhelix_55_77,Outside_78_96,TMhelix_97_119,Inside_120_125,TMhelix_126_145,Outside_146_178,TMhelix_179_201,Inside_202_229,TMhelix_230_252,Outside_253_266,TMhelix_267_289,Inside_290_300,TMhelix_301_323,Outside_324_339), with the protein product MSTVEDSLAKPAAVGAAVSKKTMTVGTTASLIMLALLLIVPLFMKNFIIFQMTMVLIYAIAILALNILTGGSGQFSLGQSAFYAVGAYTAAIMMEHFNINYAVTIPAAGIICFVFGFLFGFPALRLSGVYLALATFALAIAMPQLLKLGVFEHWTGGVQGLVVTKPDAPFGLPMSQDMWLYYFTLFIAVVIYVLSVNLLRSRSGRAMMAIRDNQIAASAMGVDLPLYKTLAFGISAAFTGIAGALGAIVVQFVAPDSFTFQLAIAIFLGMVVGGVGWLPGSLAGSVFIVFVPNVAEGISKGLSGAVFGALLIAVIFLVPHGARQVAYTIEALFRKMKKS
- a CDS encoding branched-chain amino acid transport system substrate-binding protein (product_source=KO:K01999; cath_funfam=3.40.50.2300; cleavage_site_network=SignalP-noTM; cog=COG0683; ko=KO:K01999; pfam=PF13458; superfamily=53822); its protein translation is MLSTRLSVAALSAAVALAMTSGSALAQKKYDTGASDTEIKIGNIMPYSGPASAYGVIGKMEEAYFKMINEQGGINGRKIKFITYDDGYSPPKAVEQARKLIESDEVLFIFGPLGTPSNSAIQKYMNAKKVPQLFVATGATKFGDNKDFPWTMGWQPAYQSEGRIYGKHLVSTKPDAKIAVMYQNDDFGKDLLKGFKDGLGAKASQIIAEESYEVSEPTIDSHILKLKASGADVFLSITTPKFAAQAIKKVAETGWKPTYYQSNVGASVGSVLKPAGFENAQGLMSAAYAKDGADPQWDNDEGMKKFYAFLAKYAPDMNKTDGSVVYGYGQAQTVVQVLKQAGDNLTRENIMKQAANLKTFAPDTLLPGVTITTSPTDFYPIEQLQMMKFAGDKYELFGPVISGELGH